From one Streptococcus oralis genomic stretch:
- a CDS encoding YeiH family protein, with protein sequence MSFLSKNGAGILACLLISIVSWCLGGFFPVVGAPVFAIFAGMLLHPWLSPYKQLDAGLAFSSKKLLQYAVILLGFGLNISQVFAVGQTSLPVILSTISISLIVAYLFQRFFALDTKLATLIGVGSSICGGSAIAATAPVIHAKEKEVAQAISVIFFFNVLAALIFPTLGTWLHLSNEGFALFAGTAVNDTSSVTATASAWDSLYQTNTLESATIVKLTRTLAIIPITLFLSYWQSRQQKNSQGFQLKKVFPLFILYFILASLLTTLLTSLGVSSSFFTPLKQLSKFLIIMAMSAIGLKTNLVAMVKSSGKSILLGALCWIAIILTSLGMQALIGTL encoded by the coding sequence ATGTCATTTTTATCAAAAAATGGAGCAGGAATCTTGGCCTGCCTTCTCATTTCTATCGTATCTTGGTGCCTGGGAGGATTTTTCCCCGTCGTGGGTGCACCTGTCTTTGCAATTTTTGCTGGAATGCTCCTCCACCCCTGGCTCTCACCCTACAAACAACTAGACGCAGGTTTGGCCTTTAGTTCCAAGAAATTGCTCCAGTATGCCGTTATCTTACTCGGTTTTGGTCTCAATATCTCGCAAGTCTTTGCAGTTGGACAAACTTCACTCCCCGTCATCCTTTCCACCATTTCGATTTCCTTAATCGTTGCCTACCTCTTCCAGCGTTTCTTTGCGCTAGACACGAAACTGGCTACCTTGATTGGAGTGGGTTCTTCTATCTGTGGTGGTTCTGCCATTGCTGCAACAGCACCCGTTATCCATGCCAAGGAAAAAGAAGTCGCCCAAGCCATCTCCGTTATCTTTTTCTTCAATGTCTTAGCAGCACTTATCTTTCCAACGCTAGGAACCTGGCTTCACCTATCCAATGAAGGTTTTGCCCTCTTTGCAGGAACTGCAGTCAACGATACTTCTTCTGTAACGGCTACCGCCAGTGCCTGGGACAGTCTTTACCAAACCAATACCCTTGAGTCTGCAACCATTGTTAAACTCACACGAACTCTGGCTATTATCCCCATCACGCTCTTTCTCTCCTACTGGCAAAGTCGCCAACAAAAAAATAGCCAGGGTTTCCAACTAAAAAAAGTCTTCCCACTTTTTATCCTTTATTTCATCCTAGCCTCTCTCTTAACGACTCTTCTCACCTCTCTCGGCGTGTCTAGTAGCTTCTTCACCCCTCTCAAACAACTCTCCAAATTCCTTATCATCATGGCCATGAGTGCCATCGGTCTCAAAACCAATCTAGTAGCCATGGTCAAATCCAGCGGTAAATCCATTCTTCTTGGAGCCCTTTGCTGGATTGCCATCATCCTTACCAGTCTTGGCATGCAAGCATTGATTGGTACTTTATAA